A genomic region of Kribbella sp. NBC_00382 contains the following coding sequences:
- a CDS encoding VWA domain-containing protein — protein sequence MKFEQPLWLWLLLIVAALVVAYVVAQRRRSKYAVRFATLPMLEKVAPKSPGWRRHAPALAFLAALTVLTIAIARPVTDVRVPRERATVVVAMDISNSMAATDVEPNRFEVAKSAATDFVNSLPKQFNVGLVSFARTANVVTQPSTNHQATVDALNRLTLTDSTAIGEAVLTSLDAVKNLDADAATDPPPTRIVLLSDGGNTSGRPIDEAAQAAAQAGVPVSTIAYGTPEGTVNLDGRNVPVPADADSLRGLADATKGSFYSAESDEELRSVYSDLQSSIGWTTEEREITNLVAGIALAVALLAGLASLLWFSRLP from the coding sequence ATGAAGTTCGAGCAACCGCTGTGGCTCTGGCTGCTGCTGATCGTCGCGGCTCTGGTCGTCGCGTACGTCGTCGCGCAACGCCGCCGCAGCAAGTACGCCGTCCGCTTCGCGACCCTCCCGATGCTCGAGAAGGTTGCGCCGAAAAGCCCGGGCTGGCGCCGCCACGCCCCCGCTCTCGCCTTCCTCGCCGCGCTGACCGTACTGACGATCGCGATCGCCCGCCCCGTCACCGACGTCCGGGTACCGCGCGAACGCGCCACCGTCGTCGTCGCGATGGACATCTCCAACTCGATGGCAGCGACCGACGTCGAGCCGAACCGGTTCGAGGTCGCCAAGAGCGCCGCGACCGACTTCGTGAACAGCCTTCCCAAGCAGTTCAACGTCGGCCTGGTCTCCTTCGCCCGTACTGCGAACGTCGTCACCCAGCCGAGCACCAACCACCAGGCGACCGTCGACGCGCTTAACCGGCTCACGCTGACCGACAGCACCGCGATCGGCGAGGCCGTCCTGACCAGCTTGGACGCGGTGAAGAACCTGGACGCCGACGCAGCCACCGACCCACCCCCGACCCGGATCGTGTTGCTGTCCGACGGCGGTAATACCTCGGGCCGCCCGATCGACGAGGCGGCGCAGGCCGCGGCGCAGGCCGGCGTACCGGTCTCCACGATCGCCTACGGCACCCCAGAGGGCACCGTGAACCTCGACGGCCGGAACGTCCCGGTACCCGCCGACGCCGACTCGCTGCGCGGATTGGCCGACGCGACGAAGGGGTCCTTCTACTCCGCGGAGAGCGATGAGGAACTGCGCTCCGTCTACTCCGATCTCCAGTCGTCGATCGGCTGGACCACCGAGGAACGCGAGATCACCAACCTGGTGGCGGGTATCGCCCTGGCCGTCGCACTACTGGCCGGCCTGGCATCGCTGCTCTGGTTCTCGCGGCTGCCCTAA
- a CDS encoding LysR family transcriptional regulator: MRYDLDDLRLFVHVVDQGSITAGALQMHLSLPSASARVRALESHAGVALLIRERRGVRPTPAGTTLARHAREVLAQTARLDSAVASYTAARSRPLVLVSGGSAMHRVVPAALASFLREYPEHDVTVSEQRTPRSLRLLAEGKADLGIVLDDDETTGTTLRTEPLVDDSLVVIGPAGGLLSGRSAMSYAEVAEHPMIGLDLGSTLRTWMDRRLGPHAPAPRYRTLVPTLHTLITLATAGAGLAVAPLRSVDGNPALDICPLTDPWATRSHLICYAPTPPTPAVEALASHIRLAATT; encoded by the coding sequence ATGCGCTATGACCTGGACGACCTGCGGTTGTTTGTCCACGTGGTGGACCAGGGCTCGATCACGGCCGGAGCGCTGCAGATGCACCTGAGTCTGCCTTCGGCCAGCGCGCGGGTCAGAGCGCTCGAATCCCACGCCGGAGTCGCGCTGCTGATCCGCGAACGTAGGGGAGTGCGACCAACCCCGGCCGGTACTACGCTCGCTCGCCACGCACGCGAAGTGCTGGCCCAGACTGCCCGCCTAGACAGCGCTGTCGCGAGCTACACCGCCGCCCGCTCGCGACCACTCGTCCTGGTCTCAGGCGGCTCAGCCATGCACCGGGTAGTCCCCGCAGCGCTGGCGTCGTTCCTCCGCGAGTACCCAGAGCACGACGTGACCGTCTCCGAGCAACGCACCCCGCGCTCACTCCGCCTCCTCGCCGAAGGCAAAGCCGACCTAGGCATAGTCCTGGACGACGACGAAACCACCGGTACCACCCTGCGCACCGAACCCCTGGTCGACGACTCCCTAGTCGTCATAGGCCCCGCAGGCGGCCTACTCAGCGGCCGCTCCGCCATGTCGTACGCCGAAGTCGCAGAACACCCCATGATCGGCCTAGACCTAGGCTCCACCCTCCGCACCTGGATGGACCGCCGCCTAGGCCCCCACGCCCCGGCCCCGCGCTACCGCACCCTGGTCCCAACCCTCCACACCCTCATCACCCTCGCCACAGCCGGCGCAGGCCTAGCCGTAGCCCCCCTCCGCTCAGTAGACGGCAACCCCGCCCTAGACATCTGCCCCCTAACAGACCCCTGGGCCACCCGCTCCCACCTCATTTGCTACGCCCCCACCCCACCCACCCCAGCAGTAGAAGCCCTAGCAAGCCACATCCGCTTGGCCGCCACCACCTGA
- a CDS encoding DUF58 domain-containing protein, giving the protein MTGPDLLAGRERALRSLELSVKRKLEGFLHGEITGLRSGPGSEPNEARPYQAGQDDVRRMDWNVTARSLEPHVRAPLAERELETWALVDASASMDFGTALSEKRDLAVAIVGAVGLLADRPGNRLGVRVALGNEVRRIPDVGGGPALRRTLRTLLSLPRATPGEHPDTDLAHAINRLNREHPRPGLRVVVSDFHTDPWPGGGGGRALTAPEAIAPGFAGEGWADALRRLGARHEVIAVEVLDPRELELPEVGLLTLVDPETGRRREVQTGKKRLRERYAAAMREHREQTAQAIRAAGAAHLTLRTDTDWVRDVAAFATARKRVNTRRTPRGRTGIR; this is encoded by the coding sequence ATGACAGGTCCTGACCTGCTCGCCGGGCGGGAGAGGGCGCTCCGCTCGCTGGAGCTCTCGGTGAAACGGAAGCTGGAAGGCTTCCTGCACGGCGAGATCACCGGCCTGCGGAGCGGCCCGGGCAGCGAGCCGAACGAGGCGCGCCCGTACCAGGCCGGCCAGGACGACGTCCGCCGGATGGACTGGAACGTCACCGCCCGCTCCCTCGAACCCCACGTCCGCGCCCCCCTCGCCGAACGCGAGCTGGAGACCTGGGCCCTGGTGGATGCCTCCGCCAGCATGGACTTCGGTACTGCGCTGTCCGAGAAGCGCGACCTAGCCGTAGCCATCGTCGGCGCAGTCGGCCTCCTGGCCGACCGCCCCGGCAACCGCTTAGGTGTAAGAGTTGCTCTAGGCAATGAAGTCCGCCGCATCCCCGACGTAGGCGGCGGTCCAGCTCTCCGTCGTACCCTCCGCACGCTGCTGTCGTTGCCCAGGGCAACTCCGGGTGAACACCCTGACACCGATCTGGCGCACGCAATAAACCGCCTGAACCGAGAGCACCCCCGCCCCGGCCTCCGAGTAGTCGTCTCCGACTTCCACACCGACCCCTGGCCAGGCGGAGGTGGAGGACGCGCACTAACCGCGCCCGAGGCGATTGCGCCCGGCTTCGCCGGCGAGGGCTGGGCTGATGCCTTGCGCCGGCTTGGTGCGCGGCACGAGGTGATTGCTGTTGAGGTTCTCGATCCCCGGGAGCTCGAGCTGCCTGAGGTCGGGCTCCTCACCCTCGTCGACCCGGAGACGGGCCGGCGGCGCGAAGTGCAGACGGGTAAGAAGCGTTTGCGGGAGCGGTATGCGGCCGCGATGCGCGAGCACCGGGAGCAGACGGCGCAGGCGATCCGGGCGGCTGGTGCGGCTCATCTGACCCTGCGCACGGACACCGATTGGGTCCGCGACGTCGCGGCCTTCGCGACTGCCCGCAAGCGCGTCAACACCCGGCGAACACCGAGAGGGAGGACCGGAATCCGATGA
- a CDS encoding PH domain-containing protein codes for MAFRAIGNGGFLAVCVVGLAEMCLLAVYDEFSSIPDEVATVISIVVGLLILWRFVRVGVAVTPAGLKLLNLGRDELIPWTAIADIRLDEGEASLGSTAIPYVELADPPSPEEPGVLLSCLTGYTFRGRNRRVTRQTAKLRQHWLDHQAGTGR; via the coding sequence ATGGCCTTCAGAGCAATTGGGAACGGTGGGTTCCTGGCCGTGTGCGTGGTCGGTCTGGCTGAGATGTGCCTGCTTGCGGTGTACGACGAGTTCTCCTCCATCCCGGACGAGGTGGCAACCGTCATCTCCATCGTGGTCGGTCTGCTGATCCTCTGGCGTTTCGTCCGCGTCGGTGTCGCCGTCACACCGGCCGGCCTGAAACTCCTCAACCTCGGCCGCGACGAACTCATCCCGTGGACCGCCATCGCCGACATCAGACTCGACGAAGGCGAGGCCTCCTTGGGTAGCACCGCCATCCCGTACGTCGAACTTGCCGACCCACCTTCTCCCGAAGAACCCGGCGTCCTCCTGTCCTGCCTTACCGGCTACACCTTCCGCGGCCGCAACCGCCGAGTCACCCGCCAAACCGCCAAACTCCGCCAGCACTGGCTCGACCACCAAGCCGGCACCGGCCGATGA
- a CDS encoding sulfite exporter TauE/SafE family protein — protein MTALLIVLLAGIAAGALNSVGGGGSFVAFPALVAVGVGAVTANAATTVALLPGGLASLWVYRRDLEPLPSTSIRVLTWTSVVGGALGAVLLLTLPSESFDAVVPWLLAFATLVLAFGRRIAKSLKTTIAGRPTIVAGQLVLSIYGGYFGGASGLMMVAFWSVAASIDPGRVNPLRMARMAAIYLTAAIVFLAASDVLSESLKLVLMLTGAVLGGFGGATLARKLPTPVLRGIVVTSAAAMTIGYFLVNR, from the coding sequence GTGACCGCGCTGCTGATCGTGCTGCTCGCCGGGATCGCAGCCGGCGCGCTCAACTCGGTCGGCGGCGGCGGGAGCTTCGTCGCGTTCCCAGCGCTCGTGGCGGTCGGAGTCGGCGCGGTCACCGCCAACGCCGCGACGACAGTCGCCTTGCTGCCGGGCGGGTTGGCCAGCCTCTGGGTCTACCGCCGCGACCTCGAACCACTCCCCAGTACTTCGATCCGCGTGCTCACCTGGACGAGCGTCGTCGGCGGCGCGCTGGGCGCGGTACTGCTGCTGACTTTGCCGTCCGAGTCCTTCGACGCGGTCGTGCCGTGGTTGCTCGCGTTCGCCACCCTCGTACTCGCCTTCGGCCGGCGCATCGCCAAGTCACTGAAGACGACGATCGCGGGCCGCCCGACGATCGTGGCCGGCCAGTTGGTGCTCTCCATCTACGGCGGGTACTTCGGTGGCGCCTCCGGACTCATGATGGTCGCCTTCTGGAGCGTGGCGGCGAGCATCGACCCCGGCCGGGTCAACCCACTGCGGATGGCCCGGATGGCGGCCATCTACCTGACCGCGGCCATCGTTTTCCTGGCCGCGTCCGACGTGCTCTCCGAGTCGCTCAAGCTCGTCCTTATGCTCACCGGCGCGGTCCTCGGCGGCTTCGGCGGCGCGACCCTCGCCCGCAAACTGCCCACCCCGGTACTCCGGGGAATCGTGGTGACCTCGGCGGCCGCGATGACCATCGGCTACTTCCTGGTGAACCGTTGA
- a CDS encoding S1C family serine protease: MSPHLGHPFRGPHYEPGPPPEAPTPVPPPGVPFPVTPAAVQSAPPSPAAAPPAGVTAPPVRRTGRALAAGIALSVLAGGLAGAVTGGWGDSPSASAPVELPQAAAPSAGTQQGSIASAAASVLPGVVSVRAGRATGSGFAIDQQGHVVTNAHVVEGASSVSLVLSTGRSVDASIIGVDADNDLAVLQVSGNVQGLRALTLGRSSELHVGDPVLAVGSPLGLEGTVTAGIVSAVNRQARFGDNGNRQSAIQTDAAINPGNSGGPLVNSAGQVVGVNTAIATLGTSSRSGNIGIGFAIPVDRMTTIVKGLID; this comes from the coding sequence ATGAGCCCTCATCTCGGTCACCCCTTCCGCGGCCCGCACTACGAGCCCGGCCCGCCTCCCGAAGCCCCTACGCCCGTACCGCCGCCAGGCGTCCCCTTCCCCGTCACCCCGGCCGCCGTCCAGTCGGCACCCCCCTCTCCGGCCGCGGCACCTCCGGCCGGGGTGACGGCCCCACCTGTACGCCGTACTGGCCGCGCACTCGCCGCTGGGATAGCTCTGTCAGTGCTGGCCGGCGGTCTGGCAGGTGCTGTCACAGGTGGTTGGGGAGACTCACCATCCGCCAGCGCGCCGGTCGAGTTGCCCCAGGCAGCGGCACCCTCGGCAGGTACTCAGCAGGGGTCGATCGCGTCCGCCGCTGCCAGCGTGTTGCCGGGCGTGGTGTCAGTACGGGCCGGGCGGGCGACTGGTTCGGGGTTCGCGATCGACCAGCAGGGCCACGTGGTCACCAACGCCCATGTGGTGGAAGGAGCGAGCAGTGTGTCACTGGTCCTGTCCACCGGCCGATCGGTGGACGCGAGCATCATCGGCGTCGACGCGGACAACGACCTCGCGGTACTCCAGGTCAGCGGCAACGTCCAGGGACTGCGGGCGCTCACGCTCGGCCGATCCTCGGAGCTCCACGTGGGAGACCCGGTACTGGCGGTCGGCTCACCGCTCGGGCTGGAGGGAACGGTGACGGCCGGCATCGTCAGCGCCGTCAACCGGCAGGCCCGGTTCGGCGACAACGGCAACCGGCAGTCCGCGATCCAGACCGACGCGGCGATCAACCCCGGCAACTCGGGTGGCCCGCTGGTCAACTCGGCGGGTCAGGTGGTCGGCGTCAACACGGCCATCGCCACGCTGGGCACATCGTCCCGGTCCGGCAACATCGGCATCGGGTTCGCCATCCCGGTCGACCGGATGACGACGATCGTCAAAGGGCTCATCGACTGA
- a CDS encoding AAA family ATPase: MTAVLERALFEVKRVVVGQDQLVERMLVGLLARGHCLLEGVPGVAKTLAVRTLAEVIGGRFARLQFTPDLVPGDIVGTRIWRPSAEGFDTELGPIFANLVLADEINRAPAKVQSALLEAMAENQVSIGGVSYPLPEPFLVLATQNPIESEGVYALPEAQRDRFLLKITVDYPTPLEELTILQRMSSHRPHANAVLTPADVRELQEATEDVFVHNAVAEYVVRLVHATRAPAQYGINDLGGVLEFGVSPRATLGLVAAGRALALLRGRDYVLPADVYDVAHDVMAHRLVLTFDALADGIDPRAVVSRVLNAIEQPHVVPADQSQGSAA, from the coding sequence ATGACCGCAGTACTGGAGCGGGCCCTCTTCGAGGTGAAGCGGGTCGTCGTCGGCCAGGACCAACTGGTGGAGCGGATGCTCGTCGGGTTGCTTGCCCGCGGCCACTGTCTCCTCGAAGGCGTACCGGGTGTCGCCAAGACGCTGGCCGTCCGGACGCTGGCCGAAGTGATCGGCGGCCGGTTCGCCCGACTGCAGTTCACCCCTGACCTGGTGCCTGGCGACATCGTCGGTACCCGGATCTGGCGCCCCTCCGCGGAAGGCTTCGACACCGAGCTCGGCCCGATCTTCGCCAACCTCGTCCTCGCCGACGAGATCAACCGCGCACCCGCCAAGGTGCAGTCGGCGTTGCTGGAGGCAATGGCCGAGAACCAGGTCAGCATCGGCGGCGTCAGCTACCCGCTGCCCGAGCCGTTCCTCGTACTGGCCACCCAGAACCCGATCGAGTCCGAGGGTGTCTACGCGTTGCCCGAGGCGCAGCGGGACCGGTTCCTGCTGAAGATCACCGTCGACTACCCGACGCCGCTGGAGGAACTCACAATCCTGCAACGGATGAGCTCGCACCGGCCACACGCCAACGCGGTTCTGACGCCGGCCGACGTCCGCGAGTTGCAGGAGGCAACGGAAGACGTCTTCGTGCACAACGCGGTTGCGGAGTACGTCGTCCGGTTGGTGCACGCGACGCGGGCGCCGGCGCAGTACGGGATCAATGATCTCGGCGGCGTACTGGAGTTCGGCGTCAGTCCGCGGGCGACGCTGGGTCTGGTCGCGGCCGGTCGGGCGCTGGCGTTGCTGCGGGGGCGGGACTATGTGCTGCCTGCTGATGTGTACGACGTGGCGCATGACGTGATGGCGCATCGGCTGGTGCTGACGTTCGATGCGCTTGCCGATGGCATCGATCCGCGAGCGGTCGTGTCGCGGGTGCTGAACGCGATCGAGCAGCCTCACGTGGTACCGGCTGATCAGAGCCAGGGTTCCGCGGCATGA